A region from the Vicia villosa cultivar HV-30 ecotype Madison, WI linkage group LG3, Vvil1.0, whole genome shotgun sequence genome encodes:
- the LOC131658364 gene encoding uncharacterized protein LOC131658364, whose amino-acid sequence MASSIGATRSCQFRSQCRCGLEAPLMTSWTDSNPGRRFFGCGMYKVQGHKRCSHFVWYDDELSSRAKEIIYSLHKKLEHERARLDEANTKVAEVKTKLNAMNLLMKFSVSMTLVMAVGLVMLNVMK is encoded by the exons ATGGCGAGTAGTATCGGGGCTACACGTTCATGTCAGTTTCGAAGCCAGTGCAGGTGTGGGCTTGAAGCTCCATTGATGACCTCATGGACTGATTCGAACCCAGGCAGACGTTTTTTTGGGTGTGGGATGTACAAG GTACAGGGCCATAAAAGGTGTAGCCACTTTGTTTGGTACGACGATGAACTCTCATCAAGGGCCAAGGAAATTATTTACTCCCTGCACAAAAAATTGGAGCATGAAAGGGCTAGATTGGATGAAGCTAATACAAAAGTAGCAGAAGTGAAGACGAAGTTGAATGCAATGAACTTATTGATGAAATTCTCAGTTTCCATGACATTAGTTATGGCAGTAGGACTTGTGATGCTTAATGTAATGAAGTAG